From the genome of Meriones unguiculatus strain TT.TT164.6M chromosome 17, Bangor_MerUng_6.1, whole genome shotgun sequence:
ACCCCAGTGATCAGGTCCCGGAGCTGGGCTGCACCTGGTTTTGCCCAACGAATCCTACAGGGGAGCAGGGACCAGTTGGGCCTCAGTTTAATCCTCAGTCACCGTGGGGCAGTGGATGGGTGGCTAACCCTCTCTGGCCCACGGCTCCCTGCTTAGCCTCCTGGGGCCATCCGTGGCGAGACTGAGGCTAGGGCCCTCCTCAGGACACCACGTCTGGCCTGCAGGCACGGGAGTCCGCAGACATTCCCTGGGGGTCTCCTCCTCTACCACGTCGGGGGCCTTGGTGCCGCGTTCTGCTGAGGAAGGAAGCTGGGAGGAGCCGGGTTTCCcctaaagaaactgaggctgggaaGAGTGGGTGTCTTCGGCGCTGACGGCCGCCCCTTCCCGCAGGTGTTGGCGCGGAAGATGGCCGGCGGCGTGGACGGCCCCATCGGGATCCCGTTCCCAGACCACAGCAGCGACATCCTGAGCGGCCTGAATGAGCAGCGGACGCAGGGCCTGCTGTGCGACGTGGTGATCCTGGTGGAGGGCCGCGAGTTCCCCACGCACCGCTCGGTGCTGGCCGCCTGCAGCCAGTACTTCAAGAAGCTCTTCACGTCGGGCGCCGCCGTGGACCAGCAGAACGTGTACGAGATCGACTTCGTGAGCGCCGAGGCGCTGACGGCGCTCATGGACTTCGCCTACACCGCCACGCTCACGGTCAGCACGGCCAACGTGGGCGACATCCTGAGCGCCGCGCGCCTGCTGGAGATCCCGGCCGTGAGCCACGTGTGCGCCGACCTGCTGGAGCGCCAGATCCTGGCGGCCGACGAGCCCGGCGACGCGGGCCAGCCCGACGGCGCGGGCCCCACGGACCAGCGCAACCTGCTGCGCGCCAAGGAGTACCTCGAGTTCTTCCGCAGCAACCCCATCAACAGCCTGCCCCCCGCCGCCTTCCCCTGGGCCGGCTTCGGCGGCCCCGACGACGAGCTGGACGCCACCAAGGAGGCCGTGGCCGCCGCCGTGGCCGCCGTGGCCGCCGGGGAGTGCAACGGCCTGGACTTCTACGGCCCGGGGCCGCCGGCCGAGCGGCCCGGCGCGGGCGACGGGGATGAGGGCGACAGCACGCCGGGGCTGTGGCCCGAGCGCGACGAGGAGGCCGCGGCCGGCCTCTTCCCGGCCCCCGCCGCCCCGCCCGCCGCCACGCAGAACGGCCACTACGGGCGCGCGGGGCACGGGGACGAGGAGGCGGCGGCGCTGTCGGAGGCGGCGCCCGAGCCCGGCGACTCCCCGGGCTTCCTGTCGGGCGCGGCCGAGGGCGAGGACGGGGACGCGGGCGACGCGGACGGGCTGGCGGCCAGCACGCTGCTGCAGCAGATGATGTCGTCGGTGGGCCGCGCGGGGGACAGCGACGAGGAGTCCCGCGCCGACGACAAGGGCGTCATGGACTACTACCTGAAGTACTTCAGCGGCGCCCACGAGGGCGACGTCTACCCGGCCTGGTCGCAGAAGGGCGAGAAGAAGATCCGCGCCAAGGCCTTCCAGAAGTGCCCCATCTGCGAGAAGGTGATCCAGGGCGCGGGCAAGCTGCCCCGCCACATCCGCACGCACACGGGCGAGAAGCCCTACGAGTGCAACATCTGCAAGGTCCGCTTCACCAGGTGAGCCGGGGGCGGCCGGCGCGGGGGGGGGGCCGGGGTCCGCTTCACCAGGTGAGCCGGGGGCGGCCGGCGCGGGGGGGGGGGCCGGGGTCCGCTTCACCAGGTGAGCCGGGGGCGGCCGGCGCGGGGGGGGGGGTCCGCTTCACCAGGTGAGGGGGGGTGGCCGGGGAGCCCCAGCACTGCGGGGGCGGGGGGCGGCTGGGTGCACGGGTGGCCCAGGCCGGCTCTCCTCGGCCTCCCCGTCCAGAGGGTCCTGGTGGCCCTGCCGCTGCCCCTCTGGCCTCGGGGCTGCCGTCCTCTCCTTTCTCCCGGCCCCTTCCTGTGCCTTCCTCTGTCCCAAGGGTCGCCCTGCTCTTGCCGCTGCTTGGCATCACTTCGCCACGGTGGAGCTGAAGCCCAGTGTGAGCGCGTAGACCAGGCAGGCCCGGAACTCAccgagatcctcctgtctctgccaccttAGTGCTGGGAGATTAGTGTTCAGAGCTAGGCCTGCACCAGCTCACTGGGCTTCCCAGCCAGCATTTGCTTTTGGCttttgagaccgggtttctcttGGCACTTTTTAGGCACCTGCCAGGTCTGGGACGCTCCTGTGGCTAGACGGGACCACCAGGCCACAGGCGCAGGCCTCTCCCAGACCCTGCAGCTGCGCAGGGGGAAGGCTTTCCAAGCGGAACAGCTGTGCCCCGGGGCCGGGTAGCTTGGAGGCTCTCTGGGCTCCACCAGTAGGAAGGGCAAGGACTGAGAAAGAGCCtggggagttcaaagccaggccaGGGGCTGTTTGTGATTGGCTCAGAGAGTCTAGAGGTGGCTCCTAGGCTGTGTGGACCCAGGGCAGGCTAGACCTgtcgtttgtgtgtgtgcacgtgtgtgtgtgttgtgcctgTGTGCTGTGCGTTTGTGTGCGTGCTGTGCGTGTGTCgctgtgcgtgagtgtgtgtgtagggggtgacTGGCAGGCAGGGGCACAGCCAGGCCCAGTGACTCAGCGGTTACCCCCTGCCCTGGGG
Proteins encoded in this window:
- the Zbtb7a gene encoding zinc finger and BTB domain-containing protein 7A isoform X1, yielding MRGLARAGPGAGEVTGGPRSGVICIALPPARVGIGRAAAEGGAGPGSASPAGARSRQPAAAIVTVAGARAPPGKEVLARKMAGGVDGPIGIPFPDHSSDILSGLNEQRTQGLLCDVVILVEGREFPTHRSVLAACSQYFKKLFTSGAAVDQQNVYEIDFVSAEALTALMDFAYTATLTVSTANVGDILSAARLLEIPAVSHVCADLLERQILAADEPGDAGQPDGAGPTDQRNLLRAKEYLEFFRSNPINSLPPAAFPWAGFGGPDDELDATKEAVAAAVAAVAAGECNGLDFYGPGPPAERPGAGDGDEGDSTPGLWPERDEEAAAGLFPAPAAPPAATQNGHYGRAGHGDEEAAALSEAAPEPGDSPGFLSGAAEGEDGDAGDADGLAASTLLQQMMSSVGRAGDSDEESRADDKGVMDYYLKYFSGAHEGDVYPAWSQKGEKKIRAKAFQKCPICEKVIQGAGKLPRHIRTHTGEKPYECNICKVRFTRQDKLKVHMRKHTGEKPYLCQQCGAAFAHNYDLKNHMRVHTGLRPYQCDSCCKTFVRSDHLHRHLKKDGCNGVPSRRGRKPRVRGLPPDGPAGAPAPPAPPDGPRNGQEKHFKDEEEDEDGASPDSSGRLNVAGSGGDEGAGGPAAPAEGNFAT
- the Zbtb7a gene encoding zinc finger and BTB domain-containing protein 7A isoform X2, with amino-acid sequence MAGGVDGPIGIPFPDHSSDILSGLNEQRTQGLLCDVVILVEGREFPTHRSVLAACSQYFKKLFTSGAAVDQQNVYEIDFVSAEALTALMDFAYTATLTVSTANVGDILSAARLLEIPAVSHVCADLLERQILAADEPGDAGQPDGAGPTDQRNLLRAKEYLEFFRSNPINSLPPAAFPWAGFGGPDDELDATKEAVAAAVAAVAAGECNGLDFYGPGPPAERPGAGDGDEGDSTPGLWPERDEEAAAGLFPAPAAPPAATQNGHYGRAGHGDEEAAALSEAAPEPGDSPGFLSGAAEGEDGDAGDADGLAASTLLQQMMSSVGRAGDSDEESRADDKGVMDYYLKYFSGAHEGDVYPAWSQKGEKKIRAKAFQKCPICEKVIQGAGKLPRHIRTHTGEKPYECNICKVRFTRQDKLKVHMRKHTGEKPYLCQQCGAAFAHNYDLKNHMRVHTGLRPYQCDSCCKTFVRSDHLHRHLKKDGCNGVPSRRGRKPRVRGLPPDGPAGAPAPPAPPDGPRNGQEKHFKDEEEDEDGASPDSSGRLNVAGSGGDEGAGGPAAPAEGNFAT